In Methanolobus chelungpuianus, a genomic segment contains:
- a CDS encoding RPA family protein — translation MAEREMAYRIFACEFNDSRFQVSSASDAPGQADLHAPNFLVTTAGAKVNRLFIAGVITEVEDIGSQKGGEKELWRARVSDPTGTFTIYSGNYQPEASVFLSTVEVPSFVTIVGKVRSYEPGDGSVFVSLRPEEINHADESIRNRWMVDTAELTLDRLDIFDEALSSGLSGTDLLDHLSLKNVPSNIAEGICIALDHYHTDRDYIRGLKIQVRDALLSIGSSLSASPGGGLADIEQSVMVMLHEMNQGKGVEYAVLVREAGEKGIPAELVEKAVRSLLSDGSLYEPRVGFFRAID, via the coding sequence ATGGCTGAGAGGGAAATGGCCTACAGGATATTTGCCTGCGAGTTCAATGATTCCAGGTTCCAGGTCAGTTCCGCTTCGGATGCTCCCGGTCAGGCGGATCTGCACGCCCCTAATTTCCTCGTGACAACAGCGGGTGCAAAGGTGAACCGTCTTTTCATAGCCGGAGTCATAACCGAGGTAGAGGATATCGGGAGCCAGAAAGGAGGCGAAAAGGAACTGTGGAGGGCAAGGGTATCGGACCCCACAGGTACCTTCACAATATATTCGGGCAATTACCAGCCTGAGGCATCGGTGTTCCTTTCCACTGTGGAGGTCCCGTCCTTTGTGACCATCGTTGGCAAGGTCCGCTCCTATGAGCCGGGGGATGGCTCGGTTTTCGTCTCCCTGCGTCCGGAGGAGATAAACCATGCAGATGAGAGCATACGTAACCGGTGGATGGTTGATACTGCGGAGCTGACCCTTGACCGGCTGGACATATTTGACGAGGCTCTGTCATCAGGGCTTAGCGGGACGGACCTGTTAGATCATCTCTCACTGAAGAACGTGCCTTCAAACATCGCAGAAGGAATATGCATAGCCCTTGATCACTATCATACGGACAGGGATTATATCCGCGGTCTGAAGATACAGGTAAGGGACGCCCTGCTATCTATCGGGAGCAGCCTGTCTGCGTCACCAGGTGGTGGCCTGGCTGACATTGAACAGTCCGTAATGGTCATGCTTCATGAAATGAACCAGGGCAAAGGCGTGGAATATGCCGTGCTGGTCCGGGAGGCAGGAGAAAAGGGTATTCCTGCTGAACTGGTTGAGAAGGCCGTGCGCTCTCTCCTTTCCGACGGGAGTCTATACGAACCCAGGGTAGGTTTCTTCAGGGCTATCGACTGA
- a CDS encoding COG2426 family protein, with the protein MSLEAQVLELLSAVPPWLSTIIISCLPIFELRGAIPIALGVYGLSPVRAYMLAVLGNMLPVIPLLLFLDPVSTQLRRYTVFDRFFSWLFNRTRRNHEERFEKYGLLALTLFVAVPLPVTGAWTGCAAAFVFGIKFKHAFPAILAGVMIAGLIVSIVTLTGISLYDLL; encoded by the coding sequence ATGTCACTGGAAGCACAGGTACTTGAGCTACTGAGCGCTGTACCCCCATGGCTCTCTACTATTATCATTAGCTGCCTGCCGATATTCGAGCTTAGGGGCGCCATCCCGATAGCCCTGGGGGTGTACGGTCTCTCCCCCGTACGTGCCTACATGCTGGCAGTACTCGGGAACATGCTTCCGGTCATCCCCCTGCTGTTATTCCTGGACCCGGTTTCCACACAACTGAGGCGCTATACAGTATTCGATCGTTTTTTTTCGTGGCTCTTTAACCGAACCCGTCGCAATCACGAAGAGCGATTTGAGAAGTACGGTCTGCTGGCGCTGACACTTTTCGTAGCAGTGCCTCTCCCTGTCACCGGTGCATGGACAGGCTGCGCTGCAGCATTCGTATTTGGGATCAAGTTCAAGCACGCCTTCCCTGCCATACTTGCAGGTGTCATGATAGCAGGTTTGATCGTCAGCATAGTAACGCTGACAGGCATAAGCCTGTACGACCTTCTCTGA
- the rnfA gene encoding Rnf electron transport complex subunit RnfA has product MVEKALLAIFLEGVFIKNFLIIQFLGLCSFVGVTKDVKSAAGMSGAVIFVMAMAATASYLLYTYILVPTGMTFLDLISFIVVIAALVQLVEFVVRKNIPSLYRSLGIYLPLITTNCAVLGVVLLNVQSEYNFMQSVVFGIAAGVGYTIVMLMMASIRERSTFVSIPSSIRGLPQAFLIATMLSLAFVNYFWVIPI; this is encoded by the coding sequence ATGGTAGAAAAGGCTTTATTAGCGATATTTCTGGAAGGTGTGTTCATCAAGAACTTCCTGATCATCCAGTTCCTTGGTCTGTGCTCCTTCGTAGGCGTCACCAAAGATGTCAAGAGTGCAGCAGGAATGTCAGGTGCTGTCATTTTCGTTATGGCAATGGCAGCCACGGCATCCTATCTGCTCTATACATACATTCTTGTGCCCACAGGTATGACCTTCCTTGACCTGATTAGTTTCATCGTGGTCATTGCTGCGCTCGTCCAGCTTGTGGAATTCGTGGTAAGGAAGAACATTCCTTCCCTGTATCGTTCACTGGGTATCTATCTTCCACTCATCACGACCAACTGTGCAGTGCTTGGTGTAGTGCTGCTGAATGTGCAGTCCGAGTACAACTTCATGCAGAGCGTTGTATTCGGTATTGCTGCAGGTGTAGGATATACCATTGTCATGCTGATGATGGCCTCTATCAGGGAGCGTTCGACATTTGTAAGCATCCCTTCCTCGATCAGGGGACTTCCGCAGGCGTTCCTTATAGCTACAATGCTATCGCTTGCATTCGTTAATTACTTCTGGGTGATCCCAATATGA
- a CDS encoding DUF4870 domain-containing protein → MTYDTKLGIEENKVAALSYVGIWIAAIILLLIEKDNRFVRFHAMQSLMVFLPLSLLVFFIAWIPYVGWVLADFIGFPAMFLVVIFAIMAYRGMKFKIPFIGRYAYRLIYG, encoded by the coding sequence GTGACATACGATACAAAACTGGGTATTGAGGAGAACAAGGTTGCAGCGTTGAGCTACGTAGGTATCTGGATAGCTGCTATAATCCTCCTGCTTATTGAAAAAGATAACAGGTTCGTCAGGTTCCACGCAATGCAGTCCCTCATGGTATTCCTGCCTCTGTCGCTGCTCGTGTTCTTCATAGCATGGATACCGTATGTGGGCTGGGTACTGGCTGATTTCATAGGCTTCCCCGCTATGTTCCTTGTAGTCATCTTTGCAATAATGGCCTACAGGGGAATGAAGTTCAAGATACCCTTCATCGGCAGATACGCTTACAGGCTTATCTACGGTTAA
- a CDS encoding flavodoxin domain-containing protein, whose translation MPKLAVVYLSTQGNTRMMAEAIAEGARERHVDAEVNNFYEWDPVEAASYDAIAVGSSTFYYTMLDPIAKFIDRLIDAGVSGKIGAAFGSYGWSGEAPVKIAEKLRNAGVIIIDPVLRIQYTPTEKDLFECNRLGKDLAEKVKNR comes from the coding sequence ATGCCAAAACTTGCAGTAGTTTACCTTAGTACCCAGGGGAATACACGGATGATGGCCGAGGCCATCGCAGAGGGAGCCAGGGAGCGCCATGTCGATGCAGAGGTAAATAATTTCTATGAATGGGACCCCGTTGAAGCAGCATCTTACGATGCCATCGCTGTAGGTTCATCTACGTTCTATTACACGATGCTTGACCCCATCGCAAAATTCATTGACCGCCTTATCGATGCGGGCGTTAGCGGGAAGATAGGTGCTGCTTTTGGCTCCTATGGCTGGAGCGGGGAAGCACCGGTAAAGATAGCAGAGAAACTGCGCAACGCAGGAGTTATAATTATAGACCCTGTGCTGCGAATACAGTACACCCCTACTGAAAAGGATCTGTTCGAGTGCAACCGGCTGGGAAAAGATCTTGCCGAAAAAGTAAAGAACAGATAA
- the rnfB gene encoding Rnf electron transport complex subunit RnfB, protein MSTTTTFIIESMAILGGLGLAVGLMLIFASKKFKVETNPLVEEIITILPGANCGACGYAGCADFADRVVNENAPITGCPVGGFEVAKGIGGILGQDVSESEKQYPFIRCHGGLNCTDRFEYVGFEDCKAVMMLSDGEKGCSYGCMGRGTCVRACPFDALTIGEDRLPHVNRNLCTSCGLCISSCPNDVLVFAKESEKVHVRCVSHDKGKTVKEVCTVGCIGCKICEKNCPEQAITVTNFLAVIDQDKCTGCGICVEKCPQNTIEIR, encoded by the coding sequence ATGAGCACTACCACTACTTTCATCATCGAATCAATGGCTATCCTTGGAGGTCTCGGACTTGCCGTAGGCCTGATGCTTATATTCGCATCAAAGAAATTCAAGGTTGAGACCAATCCGCTGGTAGAGGAAATAATAACCATCCTCCCGGGTGCGAACTGCGGAGCGTGCGGTTATGCAGGATGTGCGGACTTTGCTGACCGCGTGGTCAACGAGAACGCCCCTATCACAGGATGTCCTGTGGGCGGTTTCGAAGTTGCAAAAGGCATAGGGGGGATCCTCGGGCAGGATGTCTCGGAAAGCGAGAAACAGTATCCGTTCATCAGGTGCCATGGCGGTCTGAACTGTACCGACCGTTTTGAGTACGTCGGCTTTGAGGACTGCAAGGCGGTAATGATGCTCTCAGACGGTGAGAAAGGATGCAGCTACGGATGTATGGGACGCGGTACCTGTGTGCGTGCATGCCCGTTCGATGCTCTTACCATCGGAGAGGACAGGCTTCCTCATGTGAACAGGAACCTGTGTACAAGCTGTGGGCTCTGTATCAGTTCATGCCCCAATGACGTACTGGTCTTTGCGAAGGAATCCGAGAAGGTGCATGTACGCTGCGTATCCCACGACAAGGGCAAGACTGTAAAGGAAGTCTGTACTGTGGGCTGTATAGGATGTAAGATATGTGAGAAGAACTGCCCCGAGCAGGCCATCACTGTGACCAACTTCCTTGCTGTGATAGATCAGGATAAGTGTACCGGATGTGGGATTTGCGTGGAGAAATGCCCGCAGAATACCATTGAGATAAGGTGA
- the rnfG gene encoding Rnf electron transport complex subunit RnfG, with the protein MSESNKETVVIIGKLFLISAIAALLLAVTYIPTQAQLEENIIAAQKVILANLVPGADNFDPVEGPANDAGEREVLYYRAVDGSGNIIAYAFFQQQQGSQSRIVVAGAVDSSFSTVLGMDVLSHEETPGLGAKITTPAFKDQFRGVPMEQLSLSRSGGSIDAITGATVSSQAVVSALNTKINQIKAAEA; encoded by the coding sequence ATGAGCGAATCTAATAAGGAAACAGTAGTCATCATAGGGAAGCTCTTCCTTATATCTGCCATTGCAGCTTTGCTTCTTGCGGTTACCTACATACCCACACAGGCACAGCTTGAAGAGAATATAATCGCTGCCCAGAAAGTGATTCTGGCGAACCTCGTACCGGGAGCTGACAACTTCGATCCGGTAGAGGGGCCTGCAAATGACGCAGGAGAGCGGGAAGTACTATACTACCGTGCAGTGGACGGGTCGGGTAATATCATTGCCTACGCTTTCTTCCAGCAGCAACAAGGTTCCCAGAGCAGGATTGTAGTGGCAGGGGCAGTAGATTCCTCTTTCTCCACTGTGCTGGGAATGGATGTATTGAGCCATGAAGAAACACCAGGTCTGGGTGCAAAGATAACAACACCTGCTTTTAAGGACCAGTTCAGGGGAGTTCCAATGGAACAGCTGTCTCTGTCACGATCTGGCGGCTCTATTGATGCCATTACCGGAGCTACTGTCTCTTCACAGGCTGTGGTCAGTGCACTGAATACCAAGATCAATCAGATAAAGGCTGCAGAGGCTTAG
- a CDS encoding histone family protein has translation MTIIPFAPIERVIRNAGAQRVSESAAMALTEMLESYGLEVSREAIKLAEHAGRKTVKAEDIKLAREMLGK, from the coding sequence ATGACAATAATACCATTTGCACCCATTGAAAGAGTAATAAGGAATGCTGGCGCGCAGAGAGTCAGCGAATCAGCAGCAATGGCCCTTACTGAAATGCTTGAATCCTACGGACTGGAGGTTTCCAGAGAAGCTATAAAGCTGGCAGAACATGCCGGCAGAAAGACCGTCAAGGCGGAAGATATCAAGCTCGCCCGGGAAATGCTGGGAAAATAA
- a CDS encoding replication factor C small subunit, translated as MKEEIWIEKYRPFKLDDVVGQTETVERLKSYIKTRNLPHLLFSGPPGVGKTATSVSIAREIFGDSWRENFTELNASDERGIDVVRTKIKNFAKTTPIGGADFKIIFLDEADALTSDAQSALRRTMERYTNNCRFILSCNYSSKIIEPIQSRCAVYRFRPLSDEAVAERVRFVARNEGLDIADDGVDAIKYVAQGDMRKAINALQAAALIADTIHRDAIYKITATARPEQVRELIDTALSGNFTAARKLLNAFLLEQGLSGEDVIGQIYRAIFETDIPEKKMVQLIDVIGEIDFRLTEGANERIQLESLLAHFALSGKEC; from the coding sequence ATTAAAGAAGAGATATGGATTGAGAAATACAGGCCCTTTAAGCTTGATGATGTGGTTGGCCAGACCGAGACCGTTGAAAGGTTGAAATCCTATATCAAGACCAGGAACCTGCCACATCTGCTGTTCTCGGGACCTCCAGGTGTTGGCAAGACCGCAACTTCGGTATCAATTGCCCGTGAGATTTTCGGTGATTCCTGGCGTGAGAACTTCACCGAACTGAATGCATCGGATGAGCGCGGCATAGATGTTGTAAGAACCAAGATCAAGAACTTTGCAAAAACAACTCCTATCGGAGGCGCTGACTTCAAGATAATCTTCCTTGATGAAGCGGATGCACTGACATCGGATGCCCAGTCCGCCCTCAGGCGGACCATGGAGCGCTATACCAACAACTGTCGCTTCATCCTGTCATGCAACTACTCTTCCAAGATAATAGAACCCATCCAGTCCCGCTGTGCAGTCTACAGGTTCCGCCCTCTCTCCGATGAGGCTGTTGCTGAACGTGTGCGTTTTGTGGCCCGCAACGAAGGGCTTGACATAGCCGATGATGGTGTGGACGCCATCAAGTATGTTGCCCAGGGCGACATGAGAAAGGCTATCAATGCCCTCCAGGCGGCTGCACTGATCGCTGATACCATCCACAGGGATGCCATCTACAAGATAACGGCAACCGCGCGTCCGGAACAGGTGCGTGAACTTATTGATACCGCCCTGTCGGGTAATTTCACTGCGGCAAGAAAGCTCCTGAATGCTTTCCTGCTTGAGCAGGGTCTGTCAGGTGAAGATGTTATCGGCCAGATATACAGGGCCATTTTCGAGACCGATATCCCCGAAAAAAAAATGGTGCAGCTTATAGACGTTATCGGTGAGATCGATTTCAGGCTCACAGAAGGAGCGAACGAGCGCATCCAGCTTGAATCCCTGCTGGCCCACTTCGCACTTTCCGGAAAGGAATGCTGA
- a CDS encoding aldolase produces MVSIREEDVKIPLDVPLSARATYLKNYMEITRGSGRLMLFAGDQKVEHLNDDFFGEGIPEDDNDPEHLFRIAARSKIGVFATQLGLIARYGMDYPDVPYLVKVNSKSNLVETEQMDPFSNLWYDAEQVAEFRDNSGLKILGVGYTIYLGSEFEADMLNQAAQLIYESHRYGLITVLWIYPRGAAVADEKDPHLIAGATGVGATLNADFVKVNYPKKEGQKSEEIFKEAVMAAGRTKVVCAGGSSDECEPFLKKLYKQIHVSGAQGNATGRNIHQKPLDEAIRTCNAIYAITVEDASVEEAMKIYQGK; encoded by the coding sequence ATGGTCTCAATTAGGGAAGAAGACGTAAAGATACCTTTAGATGTGCCGCTGTCAGCACGTGCAACATACTTAAAGAACTATATGGAAATAACCAGGGGAAGCGGAAGGCTGATGCTTTTTGCAGGTGACCAGAAAGTAGAGCACCTTAACGACGATTTCTTCGGAGAGGGCATCCCCGAGGATGACAACGACCCGGAACACCTCTTCAGGATAGCAGCCCGGAGCAAGATCGGTGTTTTCGCCACCCAGCTTGGCCTCATTGCAAGATACGGTATGGATTATCCGGATGTGCCTTATCTGGTCAAGGTGAACTCCAAGTCCAATCTAGTGGAAACAGAGCAAATGGATCCCTTCAGCAACCTGTGGTACGATGCAGAGCAGGTGGCCGAGTTCCGTGATAACAGCGGGCTTAAGATACTTGGTGTGGGATACACCATCTACCTTGGCAGCGAGTTCGAGGCCGATATGCTCAACCAGGCAGCCCAGCTGATTTACGAGTCACACAGGTATGGCCTTATTACCGTACTCTGGATATACCCAAGGGGCGCGGCAGTTGCTGATGAGAAGGACCCACACCTTATAGCAGGTGCCACAGGTGTCGGCGCAACTCTCAATGCTGATTTTGTGAAGGTCAACTATCCGAAGAAAGAAGGGCAGAAGTCCGAGGAGATCTTCAAGGAAGCAGTAATGGCTGCCGGAAGGACAAAGGTCGTGTGTGCAGGCGGCTCCAGCGATGAGTGCGAACCCTTCCTGAAAAAGCTATACAAGCAGATACACGTCAGCGGCGCCCAGGGCAATGCAACCGGCAGGAACATCCACCAGAAACCACTTGATGAAGCCATCAGGACGTGCAATGCTATCTACGCCATAACCGTAGAGGATGCATCCGTGGAAGAGGCCATGAAGATATATCAGGGAAAGTAA
- the rnfE gene encoding Rnf electron transport complex subunit RnfE: MNVLAEFMRGITRDNPIFGLVLGLCPTLAVTTSVENAIGMSAGTAFVLVCSNIFISAMRKQIPSAVRLPIFIIIIATFVSIVRMVMEAYMPAMYAALGVFIPLIVVNCIIIGRAEAYANKNSIFPSFIDALGISAGFLLVLMLIGGIREILGTGQIVTFGYTVLSLPANPAVTTMILPPGAFLTIGILMAIVNYQRAKKRARGG; this comes from the coding sequence ATGAACGTTTTAGCTGAATTCATGCGTGGAATTACGAGGGATAATCCCATATTCGGACTTGTGCTGGGCCTCTGTCCGACACTGGCGGTCACAACTTCAGTTGAGAATGCAATAGGCATGTCTGCAGGCACGGCTTTTGTGCTGGTATGCTCTAATATCTTCATATCGGCCATGAGAAAACAGATACCATCGGCTGTCAGACTTCCCATATTCATTATAATCATAGCCACTTTTGTGTCTATTGTAAGAATGGTGATGGAAGCTTATATGCCTGCAATGTACGCGGCCCTGGGGGTTTTCATTCCTCTGATAGTCGTCAACTGTATTATTATTGGACGTGCAGAAGCGTATGCGAATAAGAACAGCATATTTCCTTCTTTCATAGATGCGCTTGGTATCAGTGCAGGTTTCCTGCTTGTTCTCATGCTCATCGGCGGTATACGTGAGATCCTTGGAACAGGGCAGATAGTTACCTTTGGTTACACGGTGCTGTCACTTCCGGCAAACCCTGCCGTGACAACCATGATACTGCCGCCGGGCGCATTCCTCACAATTGGTATTCTCATGGCGATAGTCAACTATCAGAGGGCTAAGAAGAGAGCAAGAGGTGGTTAA
- a CDS encoding Single-stranded DNA binding protein has translation MDERIAPHVEELSRVLGNRYTEEIRAELEKLLQYRVPLDEAKRTILNRFTSRSPASVQVKDLVGGMNGFDIIGRVISIEKKNVTVQEDKRSVFTGSFGDGTGICSFTCWDDMSLKAGDAIRIKNAYTRMWNNRPELYFGKRSVIEKLPDDQLQDIAEMSHAKPKKLQDIAPADVMASSEVVIVEMYHRDISLKGKMLTITEGVIADETAKLPFTSWTPLRGADIGSFIHFEGASIRIFRGLPSINFSDNTTISLIAQPEKLPFTLHSVSSAADPVPILNVLDKSGIFDVTVAGNIISVRPGSGIIERCPVCNRVTQKASCRAHGPVECVSDMRIKFILDDGTGSLHVMLNCELSEAVYGKTMYEAEKMARESISKEVVFDDMKRVLTGKYIAIRGNSSKNEFGVTLVAKSAWCPDADLKGRMDILLKRIEGQVSNNG, from the coding sequence ATGGATGAGAGAATTGCGCCCCATGTCGAGGAATTAAGCAGGGTGCTTGGAAACAGATATACAGAGGAGATCAGGGCGGAACTGGAGAAACTCCTGCAGTACAGGGTTCCGCTGGATGAGGCTAAGAGGACGATCCTGAACAGGTTCACTTCAAGGTCCCCTGCATCCGTGCAGGTGAAGGACCTTGTTGGAGGAATGAACGGTTTCGATATAATCGGCCGTGTAATCAGCATTGAGAAAAAGAACGTCACAGTGCAGGAAGACAAGAGGAGTGTTTTTACAGGCTCCTTTGGTGACGGAACTGGCATTTGTTCCTTTACCTGCTGGGATGACATGTCCCTTAAGGCAGGAGATGCTATCAGGATAAAGAATGCATACACCAGGATGTGGAATAACAGGCCTGAGCTTTACTTCGGGAAACGCTCGGTGATAGAGAAGCTTCCTGATGATCAGTTACAGGACATCGCGGAAATGTCCCATGCAAAACCCAAGAAGCTACAGGACATCGCGCCCGCGGATGTGATGGCCAGTTCCGAGGTTGTCATAGTTGAGATGTATCACAGGGACATTTCGCTCAAGGGCAAGATGCTGACGATCACCGAAGGGGTCATCGCGGACGAGACCGCAAAGCTACCTTTCACTTCATGGACTCCGCTCAGGGGGGCCGACATAGGGAGCTTTATACATTTTGAGGGTGCAAGTATCAGGATATTCAGGGGACTACCTTCCATCAACTTCAGTGACAATACCACCATAAGCCTGATAGCACAGCCTGAAAAGCTGCCGTTCACGCTGCATTCTGTAAGCAGTGCAGCGGACCCTGTACCTATACTGAACGTACTTGATAAGAGCGGCATCTTCGACGTGACCGTTGCAGGTAATATCATCTCGGTCAGGCCCGGTTCAGGCATCATTGAGCGCTGTCCGGTGTGTAACAGGGTGACGCAGAAAGCAAGCTGCAGGGCTCATGGGCCTGTGGAATGCGTGTCTGATATGCGTATAAAGTTCATCCTCGATGACGGGACTGGCTCCCTTCACGTGATGCTCAATTGCGAGCTTTCAGAGGCTGTTTACGGAAAGACAATGTACGAAGCGGAAAAGATGGCCCGTGAATCCATCTCGAAGGAAGTTGTGTTCGATGATATGAAACGCGTGCTGACCGGGAAGTATATCGCTATCAGGGGCAATTCCTCGAAGAACGAGTTCGGTGTCACACTTGTGGCAAAGTCTGCCTGGTGTCCCGATGCCGACCTGAAGGGGCGCATGGATATCCTGCTTAAAAGGATCGAAGGACAGGTGAGCAATAATGGCTGA
- the rnfD gene encoding Rnf electron transport complex subunit RnfD: MGYTISAPPHIKSGISFRSINTAKILALVPVSLASVYFFGIPALGIILAAVLAAVITEFGIQKIFKQDVTIKDGHAALIGLMFALLTPPEAPIWIAVIGAFLAIAIGKHAFGGIGSYIFNPVLVAWVFVRSSWGGHMTPASIPNLGQLSDLLLENGAGLLVDVSPVLILIGGVYLVYKKYVEWRVPLVFAVTVFFFNQTIAFLSAVFSLVQEGVLNPLMYLATIFTFLQVTDELSYVMVGVVFFGILFLATDSPTSPVTKNGRLIYGFACGLLVSIYGYFGNYVDGTLYGIFLANAIAAYIETKTLPAMYGRESLLEKSYRRVVKRIPSSLKFEVISDERI, from the coding sequence ATGGGCTACACAATTTCAGCCCCACCACACATAAAATCAGGTATTAGTTTCAGATCGATCAATACAGCCAAGATACTGGCCCTTGTCCCTGTATCCCTTGCATCAGTGTATTTCTTTGGCATACCGGCCCTTGGTATCATACTTGCGGCCGTGCTGGCTGCGGTCATTACTGAGTTCGGTATACAGAAGATATTCAAGCAGGATGTTACTATAAAGGATGGCCATGCGGCGCTTATCGGACTGATGTTCGCACTGCTGACACCTCCGGAAGCACCCATATGGATAGCGGTAATTGGCGCCTTTTTAGCAATCGCGATAGGTAAGCATGCCTTTGGTGGCATCGGTTCATACATATTCAACCCTGTGCTGGTTGCATGGGTGTTCGTCAGGAGTTCCTGGGGAGGCCACATGACCCCGGCTTCAATACCAAACCTGGGACAACTGTCTGATCTGCTGCTTGAAAATGGTGCCGGGCTGCTTGTAGATGTGTCTCCGGTCCTCATACTGATTGGCGGTGTTTACCTTGTCTATAAAAAGTATGTGGAATGGAGGGTTCCGCTTGTCTTTGCGGTGACAGTGTTCTTCTTCAACCAGACCATAGCATTCCTCAGTGCAGTATTCAGCCTTGTCCAGGAGGGTGTGCTGAACCCATTGATGTACCTGGCGACAATATTCACTTTCCTGCAGGTGACTGACGAGCTGTCCTACGTTATGGTAGGTGTCGTATTTTTCGGCATCCTGTTCCTTGCAACAGACTCCCCGACCTCGCCTGTGACAAAGAACGGGCGCCTCATTTATGGGTTTGCCTGTGGCCTGCTGGTCTCAATCTACGGTTACTTTGGTAACTACGTGGACGGGACACTGTATGGTATCTTCCTGGCAAACGCAATAGCAGCATATATCGAGACAAAGACACTCCCTGCAATGTATGGACGCGAGTCCCTGCTTGAGAAATCTTACAGGCGTGTTGTGAAAAGAATTCCTTCATCCCTGAAATTCGAGGTGATATCAGATGAGCGAATCTAA